In Paenibacillus sp. BIC5C1, a genomic segment contains:
- a CDS encoding ribonucleoside-diphosphate reductase subunit alpha encodes MPQVVTKPNNRQLAFDDMRISVYADRILEGLDMLDKERLVRGVNSKLRRDEVTGDEISNAFMMSALELVTKEEPNWKFAAARSLLTSLYKKAATNRRYKSYPEEPYGAFHPLLVDLVKKGIYREELLECYTKEQIDELAECIDYRNDLLFDYIGLLTLAERYLAHDFDGKVMELPQERYMVIAMYLMHQEPAERRMDLVKEAYWAMSNMYMTAATPTMSNAGKKVAGQLSSCFIDTVDDSLEGIFDSNTDVARLSKMGGGIGVYLGKVRARGSDIRGHKNTSSGVIPWIRQLNNTAVSVDQLGTRKGAIAVYLDVFHKDILAFLDLKLNNGDERMRAHDVFHGICLPDLFMERVASRGEWSLFCPHETKKVMGWKDENGRPLGLEDFYDESVGAGAFREKYEEAVNHPLLSRITVQAIDIMKRVMKSQLETGTPYMFYRDTVNRSNPNSAHGMVYSSNLCTEIMQNQSATVVEKEELVTKDGQTRIVISKVPGDFVVCNLNSIHLARAVPHDVLERLVPIQVRMLDNVIDINNIEVLQAQYTNSQYRAVGLGTFGLHHLLALEGIRWESEEAVTYNDNLYEKINYLLVKASMELSKEKGHYPKFQGSDWQTGKYFDQRDYTTGERVGQFVTTEQWKELQAQVQQNGVRNAWLFAIAPNGSTSIIAGSTASIDPLYELLSYEEKTTYKIANPAPDLSEKTIWYYKTAFMVDQHASINMAAARQRHVDQGQSFNLYVRPDIKATEFLELHLHAWRAGIKSTYYVRSRALTIEECDSCAS; translated from the coding sequence ATGCCACAAGTTGTGACCAAGCCGAACAACCGCCAGCTTGCCTTTGATGATATGCGCATCTCGGTATATGCAGATCGTATTCTGGAAGGACTGGACATGCTCGACAAGGAACGTCTGGTACGCGGGGTAAACAGCAAGCTCCGTCGTGACGAAGTTACCGGAGACGAGATCAGCAACGCTTTTATGATGAGCGCTCTGGAACTGGTAACGAAGGAAGAGCCTAACTGGAAATTTGCAGCGGCACGCTCCCTGCTCACTTCCCTTTACAAGAAAGCGGCAACCAACCGCAGATACAAATCTTATCCGGAAGAACCATATGGTGCTTTCCATCCCCTTCTAGTCGATCTTGTGAAGAAAGGTATTTACCGCGAAGAACTGCTGGAATGTTACACCAAAGAGCAGATTGACGAACTTGCTGAATGCATCGACTACCGAAACGACCTGTTGTTCGACTACATCGGCTTGCTTACATTGGCAGAACGTTACCTTGCTCACGATTTTGACGGAAAAGTCATGGAATTGCCTCAAGAGCGCTACATGGTTATTGCGATGTACCTGATGCATCAGGAGCCTGCTGAGAGACGTATGGATCTCGTTAAAGAAGCTTACTGGGCAATGAGCAACATGTACATGACGGCAGCTACACCTACGATGTCGAATGCGGGTAAAAAAGTGGCTGGACAACTCTCCAGCTGTTTCATTGATACCGTGGATGATTCCCTTGAGGGCATCTTTGACTCCAACACAGATGTAGCACGTCTCAGCAAAATGGGCGGCGGCATCGGCGTTTACCTCGGTAAAGTCAGAGCACGCGGTTCGGACATCCGGGGTCACAAAAACACAAGTTCTGGCGTAATCCCTTGGATTCGCCAACTAAATAACACTGCGGTCAGCGTAGACCAGCTCGGAACACGTAAAGGTGCGATCGCCGTTTATCTGGACGTTTTCCACAAAGACATTCTGGCGTTCCTCGATCTGAAGCTCAACAATGGTGACGAGCGGATGCGTGCGCATGACGTATTCCACGGCATCTGTCTGCCTGACCTGTTCATGGAGCGAGTAGCGAGCCGCGGCGAATGGAGCCTGTTCTGCCCGCATGAAACGAAAAAAGTGATGGGCTGGAAAGATGAGAACGGTCGTCCACTCGGACTGGAAGATTTCTACGATGAGTCCGTAGGCGCAGGCGCGTTCCGCGAGAAATATGAGGAAGCAGTGAATCACCCACTGTTGTCCCGGATTACGGTTCAGGCGATTGACATCATGAAACGTGTTATGAAATCCCAACTGGAAACCGGTACGCCTTACATGTTCTACCGGGATACCGTTAACCGTTCAAACCCGAACAGTGCACACGGCATGGTGTACTCTTCCAACCTTTGTACAGAGATCATGCAGAACCAATCTGCAACTGTAGTTGAAAAAGAAGAGCTCGTAACCAAAGATGGACAAACCCGCATCGTGATTTCGAAAGTGCCTGGCGATTTCGTAGTCTGCAACCTAAACTCCATTCACTTGGCACGTGCTGTGCCGCATGATGTATTGGAGCGTCTGGTACCGATTCAGGTTCGTATGCTGGACAACGTTATCGATATCAACAACATTGAAGTGCTGCAAGCCCAATACACCAACAGTCAATACCGTGCAGTTGGTCTGGGAACATTCGGACTTCATCACCTGCTTGCTCTCGAAGGCATTCGTTGGGAATCGGAAGAGGCAGTCACATATAACGATAATCTGTATGAAAAAATTAACTATCTGCTCGTAAAAGCCAGCATGGAACTGTCCAAGGAAAAAGGACATTATCCGAAATTCCAAGGTTCCGATTGGCAAACAGGCAAATACTTTGATCAACGGGATTACACGACAGGTGAGCGCGTAGGTCAATTCGTTACAACGGAACAATGGAAAGAACTGCAAGCCCAAGTACAGCAAAACGGTGTACGTAACGCTTGGTTGTTCGCTATTGCACCAAATGGTTCAACGTCCATCATTGCAGGTTCAACAGCCAGCATTGATCCGCTATACGAACTGTTGTCCTATGAAGAGAAAACGACATACAAGATTGCCAACCCGGCACCTGACCTATCTGAAAAAACGATCTGGTATTACAAAACAGCGTTCATGGTGGATCAACATGCTTCCATCAATATGGCCGCTGCCCGTCAACGCCACGTCGATCAGGGACAAAGCTTCAACTTGTATGTTCGTCCAGATATCAAAGCAACGGAGTTCCTGGAGCTGCACCTGCACGCCTGGAGAGCCGGCATTAAATCAACTTATTATGTCCGCAGTCGGGCATTGACTATTGAAGAATGCGATTCTTGCGCAAGCTAA
- a CDS encoding MTH1187 family thiamine-binding protein gives MAIAEVTVIPIGTGTTSLSSYVADMQKVLENQRGITYQLTSMSTIIEGPLNEVFTAIAALHETPFLSGAQRVSTSVKIDDRRDKPDASSVQKLQSVQDQLASRQARPN, from the coding sequence ATGGCAATAGCAGAAGTGACCGTAATTCCAATTGGCACCGGAACGACCAGCTTGAGCAGTTATGTGGCAGACATGCAGAAAGTATTGGAAAACCAGCGGGGCATTACATATCAGTTGACCTCCATGAGTACCATTATCGAAGGCCCGCTCAATGAAGTATTTACAGCAATTGCGGCTCTGCATGAAACTCCGTTTTTATCGGGAGCTCAGCGTGTCTCCACTTCCGTCAAGATCGACGATCGCCGTGACAAACCTGACGCTTCGAGTGTGCAAAAGTTGCAATCTGTTCAAGACCAACTGGCTTCCCGTCAGGCGCGGCCCAATTAA
- a CDS encoding stalk domain-containing protein, with amino-acid sequence MKKVIVALSVGMLIGSSSMAVAATSKKVQATLANFKVIVNGQSKSVTSDQLLYKGNTYLQLREAAKILGYEVNYESSTRSIEFSAKSQSQADWITLIDLSASNGYQVNLKGDSSDVYNISKNLKTILSVNANGLKEDEEKVVTAPSGNTVRIKKLQGSLVLNRADLKKAGLIL; translated from the coding sequence ATGAAAAAGGTTATTGTTGCTTTATCCGTCGGAATGTTGATCGGGTCCTCGTCCATGGCTGTTGCGGCCACTTCCAAAAAGGTACAAGCCACTCTTGCGAACTTTAAAGTTATCGTAAATGGCCAGTCTAAATCAGTAACATCCGATCAATTGCTTTATAAAGGTAATACATATCTCCAACTACGCGAAGCCGCTAAAATCCTCGGTTATGAAGTGAATTATGAAAGTTCAACTCGATCTATTGAGTTTTCCGCAAAAAGCCAATCTCAGGCAGATTGGATTACTCTGATTGATTTGTCTGCATCAAATGGATACCAGGTTAATCTAAAGGGAGATTCATCAGATGTATATAACATTTCAAAAAATTTAAAAACAATCCTCAGCGTCAACGCTAACGGACTTAAAGAGGATGAGGAGAAAGTTGTAACCGCTCCATCCGGAAATACGGTTCGTATAAAGAAACTGCAAGGATCCTTGGTGTTAAACAGAGCTGATCTAAAAAAAGCAGGTTTAATTCTATAG
- a CDS encoding PsbP-related protein: MKKLITILALTALLSACGNSETTKTADTQTSEPTNSTETVSTEAKGTKYITYSGEGISFSYPDSWKSVDTSQMNSAVKAAFSNQSSSANFADNINLTIEANPAGSINPEEFANNAVDYYTQNGSSIGISEYKKTSYTNKPYKENSAGVLEGTYKHSTGTDIVLVQYLIPTNTELYSMTLTYARDTYNKDEVNEILDSLSITAPIEQTAQSTTTGNSSAAASAADFFNDLTPFVTSDTAVLDQVSYDFIANHSDLFPASTAELRKNAKGLVNSKVTTRHLNKNVANYYEDFVKVSGQVVQVEEDNSLGSTFSIVLVMDDNGNYVTAIYPSTTGDLLDGDFATVIGAPIANYSFQNVGGGYTNSTLIGASLVVAD, translated from the coding sequence ATGAAAAAGCTCATTACTATTTTGGCATTAACCGCATTGCTTAGCGCTTGTGGTAATTCAGAAACAACAAAAACAGCTGATACCCAGACATCGGAACCAACCAATTCAACTGAAACTGTCTCAACTGAGGCTAAAGGAACTAAATACATTACATATAGTGGAGAAGGTATTTCATTTTCGTATCCTGATTCCTGGAAAAGCGTAGACACAAGTCAGATGAATTCAGCAGTTAAAGCTGCTTTTTCGAACCAATCCTCATCAGCCAACTTTGCAGATAATATCAACTTGACGATCGAGGCAAACCCAGCGGGTTCAATCAATCCAGAAGAATTCGCCAATAATGCAGTTGACTATTACACACAAAACGGTTCAAGTATCGGCATTTCCGAGTATAAAAAGACTAGTTACACAAATAAGCCTTATAAAGAAAACAGCGCAGGCGTCTTAGAAGGGACCTATAAGCACTCCACCGGTACAGATATTGTTCTCGTTCAATATCTAATCCCAACAAATACAGAACTTTACAGCATGACGTTAACCTACGCTAGAGATACTTATAATAAAGATGAAGTTAATGAAATCCTTGACTCCTTGAGCATTACTGCTCCTATAGAACAAACTGCACAAAGTACAACTACTGGAAATTCATCTGCTGCTGCATCAGCTGCCGATTTCTTTAATGATTTAACTCCATTCGTCACATCTGATACTGCCGTGTTAGATCAAGTTTCTTATGATTTCATTGCCAATCATAGCGATTTGTTCCCAGCCAGCACCGCAGAACTTCGTAAAAATGCAAAGGGCCTAGTTAACTCCAAAGTAACGACCCGACATTTGAACAAAAATGTGGCCAACTATTATGAAGACTTTGTGAAAGTTAGTGGACAAGTCGTTCAGGTAGAAGAAGACAACTCTCTTGGATCGACATTTTCTATAGTCCTCGTCATGGATGATAACGGCAACTATGTTACGGCGATTTACCCTTCAACAACTGGAGACTTACTTGATGGCGATTTTGCTACCGTAATTGGTGCACCTATTGCTAACTACTCATTTCAAAATGTTGGGGGAGGATATACTAATTCCACTTTGATTGGTGCCTCGCTGGTAGTTGCAGATTAA
- a CDS encoding helix-turn-helix transcriptional regulator: MPTLGERIKYLRELKGFSQKDLSQKTNLTVVQLSRYETNHRKPDPDALGRLVDVLGTSADYLIGMTKKPFTDFTKDLDITLYSYLEHPVHGAFLREYLNAPDQLKDQTRQFLKFIIEQSRTNKA; encoded by the coding sequence ATGCCTACTCTTGGTGAACGCATTAAATATTTACGAGAACTAAAGGGGTTTTCACAGAAAGATTTATCACAAAAAACTAATCTCACTGTAGTACAATTGTCCCGGTATGAAACCAATCATAGGAAACCTGATCCAGATGCTTTAGGCCGTCTAGTGGATGTTCTGGGAACAAGCGCTGATTATCTTATTGGAATGACCAAGAAACCCTTCACCGATTTTACCAAAGATTTGGATATAACCCTTTATTCTTATCTCGAACATCCTGTACACGGGGCCTTCCTCAGAGAATATCTTAATGCTCCTGATCAGCTAAAGGATCAAACAAGGCAATTTTTAAAATTTATCATTGAACAATCACGTACCAACAAAGCTTGA
- a CDS encoding YjcZ family sporulation protein, with product MSGVVGGYGGAWTSTGAILVLFILLVIISKAFFI from the coding sequence ATGAGTGGAGTTGTAGGTGGATACGGCGGCGCATGGACATCGACTGGTGCCATTTTGGTTCTCTTCATTTTGTTGGTTATCATTTCCAAAGCATTCTTCATCTAA
- a CDS encoding sporulation protein YjcZ produces MSEVLGGAGYGGWTSTGAILVLFILLVIITKSFWV; encoded by the coding sequence ATGAGCGAAGTACTTGGAGGCGCAGGATACGGCGGCTGGACATCAACTGGTGCCATCTTGGTTCTGTTCATTCTTCTCGTTATCATCACTAAATCTTTCTGGGTATAA